Genomic DNA from bacterium:
GGCTCACCTGCGCCGAGTGCCACGACGAGGCGCCGCACGCCGAACCGGTCCTGGACGCCCACGTCCGCCGCGTCGCCTGCGAGACCTGCCACATCCCCACCTTCGCCCGCACAGACGCGACGGACATGAACCGCGACTGGTCGACACCCCAGCGGCACGAGGAGGCGAACAAGTACTCCGCGACGATCACGCTGGAGAAGGACGTCGTGCCCGCCTACGCCTGGTGGAACGGCAAGTCCCGCCTGCAGCCCCTCGGCGAGCCGGTCCACGTCGAGAAGGACGGCACGGTGGGGATCATGCTGCCGCAGGGCTCGCGCAAGGAGCGCGACGCCAGGATCTACCCCTTCAAGCTGCACCGCGGCCGCCTGCCGGTGCTGTCCGACGAGCGCTGGCTCGTGCCCATCGCGGTCGAGGAGTTCTTCGCCGACGGCGACATCGACAAGGCCGTGCGCGAGGGCGGACACGAGGCCTACGGGCGCGAGGACGCCGACTACGAATGGGTCGACGTGAAGCGCTACATGGGCATCTACCACGGCGTGCGCCCCGTCGAGCACGCCCTGCAGTGCCTGGACTGCCACGGCGAGGGGGGGCGCCTGGACTGGGCCGCCCTGGGCTACGGCGAGGATCCGGTGCGCAAGCGCCTGAAGTAGCGCGGCCGGAAACCGGCGACGAAAAGAACGGCGCCCCGTCCGCAAGGACGGGGCGCCGCCGTGCATGGGCGCGGATCAGGGGTCAGTCGGCGTCCGCGTCCACCACTTCGATGTCGCCCAGGCCCAGCTCGCGCAGCCCCGGCTCGATCACCGCGCGATCGCCCACGATCACCAGCTTCATCGCCTCGGGGTCGATGTGCTCGCGGGCCATGCGCGCGGCTTCGTCGGCGTCGACCGCCTCCACGCGCGCGCGGTAGGTCGTCCAGTCGTCCAGCGGCAGGCCGTACAGCACCAGCTCGCCCAGCTGGCCGGCGATCCCCTGGATCGTCTGGAACCGCTGGGGGAAGGACTTGATCAGCTGGTTCTTGCCGGCCGCCAGCTCGGCGCCGGTGAGGGGGCGCTCGCCGCGCACCTCGCGCAACTCCTTCAGCAGCTCGGCCACCGACTCCTTGGTGTACTGCGTCTGGACCGGAGCGTTGGCCAGGAACAGGCCCCCGCCGGCCATGGTCATGCTCGTGCTGCGCGCGCCGTAGGTGTACCCCTTGTCCTCGCGCAGGTTCATGTTGATGCGCGACATGAACTGGCCGCCCAGCGGCGTGTTGAGCACGTTCAGGGCCAGCACGTCGGGGTCGCGGCGCGCCAGGCCGGGCTGCCCGAGCAGGATCACGCTCTGCTGGGCGCCGGGGCGGTCCACGAGGCAGATGCGCGCGCCGGTACGCGGGCGGGCGGGCGGCACGACCACGGCGGGCGCCGGCCGCGGCTCCCAGCCGCGCAGCGCGCGGGTGACGGCGGCGACGGCCTCGTCCAGCGTGATGTCGCCCACGACCACCACGGCCGCGTTGTCGGGCCGGTAGTACGTCTCGTGGATGCGCACGAGATCCTCGCGCGTGATCGCCGTCACCGACGCCTTGGTGCCCGTGCCGCTGAACGGCTGCGCGTAGGGGTGGCCCTCGCCGAACATCAGCTTCTGGAAGACCGTGTAGGCGGTCTGCTCGGGCTCGACCGACTCCTGGCGGATGCGGCCGAGGTACTGGCTGCGGATGCGCTCCAGCTCGGTCGCCGGAAACGAGGGGCGCATCACGACCTCGCCCAGCAGCGACAGGCCGGCGTCGAGGTTCCGCTTCAGGACGCCGAGGCTGACGTAGGAGCCGTCGAAGCTGCTGGAGGAGCCCAGCTGGGCGCCGAGGTCGCGGGCGAGGTCCGAGATGGCCAGCGCGGCGGGGTCGTGCGTGCCCACGTCCAGCATGTCGGCGGCCATCGCCGCCGCGCCCGGCCGGCCGGCCGGGTCCGCGGCCCAGCCGCAGCGCACCACGAGGTTGACCTGCACCAGCGGCAGCTCGTGCTTCTCTACGAGGTAGAGCTTCAGTCCGTCCGGCAGGTCGGCCGTGAGGATCGGCGGCGGCGCGAAGGCGCGCTCGCGGCCCGGCCCGGGCATCGCGTCGCGCTCGACCACGAGGTCGGTCGCCGCGGGCTTGCCGCGCGGCACGACGTGCAGCACGGCGCGCCGCGCGGGGTCCAGGTACCGGTGGGCGGCGGCCGTCACGCCCGCGGGCGTGGCGGCGCGGTAGCGGCCGAGGTCCTGCGACAGGAAGCCGGGATTGCCGGTGCGCACGTTGTAGCCGTTGAGCAGGTCGGCGCGGCCGCCGAAGCCGCCCACGCTCTCCAGGCGGCGGATGAACCTCACTTCGAAGCCGGTCAGGGCGCGGGCGAGCTCGTCCCGCGCGACGCCCTTGTCGAACAGGCGCCGCAGCTCCGCGTCGACGGCCTGCTCCAGTTGCGCGATCTCGACGCCCGGCTTGGCCGTGACCTCGACCTGGAAAACGCTGCCGATCTCGCGGGAACCCTGCCACGCCGAGACGTCCTGGGCGATCTGCTGCTCGTAGACCAGCGCCTGGTAGAGGCGCGACGTCTTGCCGCCGGTCAGGACCGACGCCAGCAGGCCCAGTTCGGCGTCGCCGGGCGCGTACAGCGCCGGCGTGTGCCAGGCCATCAGGAGCCGCGGCAGCTCGACGTCGTCCTCGGCCGTCGCGCGCCGCTCGCCCTCCAGCACGGGCAGCCACTGCCGGATGCGCTGCACGGGCCGCCCCGGCGGGATCGTGCCGAAGTACTTGGCGATGAGCGCCTTCGCCTCGGCCGGGTCGAAGTCGCCGGCCACGCACAGGCTGGCGTTGTTCGGCGTGTAGTAGAGCGCGAAGAAGTCCGCGACGTCCTGCTTCGTGGCCGCGGACAGGTCGTCCATGCTGCCGATGACGGTGTGGCTGTAGGGGTGCTCGGGGGGGAACAGCAGCTTCGTCATCATCTCGTCGGCCACGGCGTAGGGCTCGTTCTCGCCCTCGCGCTTCTCGTTCTGGACGACGCCCTTCTGGTTGGCGAGGCGGTCCTCGGTCATCGCCGGCACCAGGAAGCCCATGCGGTCGGACTCGAGCCACAGGGCCAGCTCCAGCTGCTCACTCGGCACGTTCTCCCAGTAGTTGGTGCGGTCCACGTTGGTCGAGCCGTTCACCTGGCCGCCCACGCGCTGCAGCGGCGCGAAGTAGTCGTCGTCGTGGTGCTGCGACCCCTGGAACATCATGTGCTCGAACAGGTGCGCGAAGCCGGTCCGGCCGGTCTTCTCGTTCTTCGAGCCCACGTGGTACCAGACGTTGACCGCCACCGAGGGGATCGTGTGGTCCTCGTGCAGGATCACCTCGAGCCCGTTCTCCAGGACGTACTTCTCGAAGGGGATCTCGGGCAGGTCCG
This window encodes:
- a CDS encoding pitrilysin family protein, with amino-acid sequence MRRLTPLLLVLASAAFAAAADLPEIPFEKYVLENGLEVILHEDHTIPSVAVNVWYHVGSKNEKTGRTGFAHLFEHMMFQGSQHHDDDYFAPLQRVGGQVNGSTNVDRTNYWENVPSEQLELALWLESDRMGFLVPAMTEDRLANQKGVVQNEKREGENEPYAVADEMMTKLLFPPEHPYSHTVIGSMDDLSAATKQDVADFFALYYTPNNASLCVAGDFDPAEAKALIAKYFGTIPPGRPVQRIRQWLPVLEGERRATAEDDVELPRLLMAWHTPALYAPGDAELGLLASVLTGGKTSRLYQALVYEQQIAQDVSAWQGSREIGSVFQVEVTAKPGVEIAQLEQAVDAELRRLFDKGVARDELARALTGFEVRFIRRLESVGGFGGRADLLNGYNVRTGNPGFLSQDLGRYRAATPAGVTAAAHRYLDPARRAVLHVVPRGKPAATDLVVERDAMPGPGRERAFAPPPILTADLPDGLKLYLVEKHELPLVQVNLVVRCGWAADPAGRPGAAAMAADMLDVGTHDPAALAISDLARDLGAQLGSSSSFDGSYVSLGVLKRNLDAGLSLLGEVVMRPSFPATELERIRSQYLGRIRQESVEPEQTAYTVFQKLMFGEGHPYAQPFSGTGTKASVTAITREDLVRIHETYYRPDNAAVVVVGDITLDEAVAAVTRALRGWEPRPAPAVVVPPARPRTGARICLVDRPGAQQSVILLGQPGLARRDPDVLALNVLNTPLGGQFMSRINMNLREDKGYTYGARSTSMTMAGGGLFLANAPVQTQYTKESVAELLKELREVRGERPLTGAELAAGKNQLIKSFPQRFQTIQGIAGQLGELVLYGLPLDDWTTYRARVEAVDADEAARMAREHIDPEAMKLVIVGDRAVIEPGLRELGLGDIEVVDADAD